Below is a window of Mucilaginibacter ginkgonis DNA.
TGAGGATACTGACATAGCTACCGATGAATTAGAAGCGGGAATATTTAGCAGCCTGCAAACGGTAAACTTTAAACACTTGTGCGGCGAATACCCGGTTGCATCGTCGTTCGCGCTTTGGCTCGCCGCAAATATTGTGTCGGCGGGCGCCGTGCCGAAGACGGTGGGCAATGTATCAGGAACGATTAAAAAAGTCTTGATTTGCAACCAATACCAAAATAAGTATTGGTCTTTAATGCTGGTATCTGCATGTTGATGGGGGATCTTTATTATGTTGAGCATGCTCACCATATTGACGAGACGATCACAGCGGATATTACCCTAAATCCAAGCCATGCCATCTTTAAGGGGCACTATCCCGATCAACCCGTCTTGCCGGGAGCGTGTATTGTGCAACTGATTAAAGATGTGCTCGCATCATCTCTTAAGACCGATTCGGTATTAGTTAAGGCTGTTCAAATGAAATTTCTGCAGATGATTGTGCCGCAAGAAAATCAGCGGATTGCTTTGAAAATAGTATACGCTGCTGTAGATAATTACCTGAAGGTCACAGCAACTTTAAGTATTGCCGAAGCTCCGTCTTTCAAATTTCAGGGGAGTTTCAAAACAACCAATACCAATAATCAGTGAAGATTAAATCACTGTGCTTGATGCTCGACGATATAATCAGCCATCGAATTCACGTCTGTCAGGATCTTGCGGCCGTCTTTAGGATCTTTTATTGTAATGCCGTACTCGCGCTTTAATAAAACAATCAACTCAAGTGAATCGATAGAATCCAGTCCCAAACCGTCGCCAAACAACGGCTCATCATTTTTTATATCTGCCGGGGTAAGATCTGTAAGGTTTAAGAACTTAATGATCTCGCCTTTTAACTTTTCTTTTAATGCTTCTTTTTCCATTTTATATACCTAAACCAGGTGTTTCTTTTTAAGGCCGATAAATGCTACCGCCTGAATGACTAATGTAATGATAAGCAAAGGTAACAGGTTTTGAAACACGTCGCGAAGTTGGCCCCCTTCCAAAAACAGCCTGTAATATGCTTCAATAGTCCAATGTAACGGCGAAATGGCCCCTGCTGTTTTAAATGCGTCGGGCATGGCAAAACTTGGTACCATTAATCCGCCGATAGCGGCCAAAATGACGATGGATACCGCCCCAAAACCGTTAGCCTGTTCCTGTGTGTTGCAGAAAACGCCTATCGCCATGGCATAACTTACCGCACACCATCCGCTCAATAAGGTTACTACAAACAACGCGAAGTAATCTGACGGCAGGTTGAGTGTGGGCAAACCTATCAGCGGGAACAGCCAAATGCCCATTGAAAAGATAACCAGTGCCTGGATGAATGTAACCGCCAGGTATGTGACCTGTTTGGATATTAACGCCACCGTAAAGTTGGTTGGTAATGTGCGCAGCCTGATAAAACTGCCGCTGGTTTTTTCGCGAACGATACTGCCGCCTAGCGAGATTACGATAAAGAACATCGCAAAGATGGTCCAGGCGGGCACGTTATGCTGGGTGGAGTTAGGTACAACCGTTGCATCGCCGATTGACACGGGCACCTCTTTAACATTCGCCTGGTTATTAAGCAAGTCTGCCTCGAGTTTTGCAGGCAGCTGTTTTTCATTAATATCGAAATACAATTGACGCAGCGTTTGCCGGCTCTCTACAATTTGCAGCGCGCTGCCTAAAGCACCCTGAATGGAGCGGCGATATGAATCCTGAATGATCGGCTGATAATATAAACTGATAGGCAACGCAGTGATCTTTTGTTGGGCGGTATCTCCCTGTAAACCGAAACTGTTTAACGCCTTGCCGGACACATTTTTCGACTTGGCATTTACCTTTTGAGAATAATCGGCAGGTATCTCGATCGCCAGCAACGCTTCTTTATTACTAAGGCGATGTTTGATGTCTTGTACGCTCTCTGCCTTATTTACAGACGTGAGTTTGAACATGCCTATCTTGTTCATCGTTTCGATAAGCTGACCGCCCAGTTTACCGGTATCTCGGTTACAAACCAGCGTGCTTAACTTGTTTTTGTTGACTAGCTGAAAGGTGCTGTTTTGAATACTGGTGACGATAACCACCAAAGCAACAGGCATGACAAACATGAGCGCGATGCCCACCTTATCGCGCAGCAATATCTTCGTGTCTTTAATTATAGTTGCCCAAAGCTTGTACATCAGTCGCGGTAGCGTTTGCCGGTAAGGTTTAAAAATAAACTTTCCAGGTCTGCTTGCTTATACTCGTCGAGCAGGCCCTGCATAGTGCCGTGAGCAATAATTTTCCCGTCGTCTATCATGGCAACATCATTGCAAAGATCTTCGGCCTCGTTTAACTGATGCGATGTATAAACAAGTGTTGTACCCGCCTCATTAATTTTGAGAAGGTAATCGATAATGGCATGGCGTGTTTGCACGTCAACGCCTACGGTTGGTTCGTCAAGGAATACGATCTGCGGTTTGTGTATAACACCGATGGCCAGGTTTACGCGGCGCTTCATGCCGCCGGAAAACTTGCCAACTTGCTGATGGCGCACCTCTTCGAGGCCTAAGATGTTAAGCAATTCATCAGCACGATGCTTGGCCTCACTTTTTCCCAAACCCGCCCATGCACCAAAAAACGCAAGATTTTCTGCCGGGCTCAATTCCTGGTAAAAAGAAAAATCCTGCGGAATAAACCCAAAGACCTTATTAATGCTGTTGTTATTTTTTAAAACCGGGTTATCCAACAGTGTGATCTGCCCATTAGTAGCGGTAAGCAAACCGGTCATCAGGCTCATTAAAGTTGTCTTGCCGGCACCATTAGGCCCGAACAACCCAAAACGCGACCCTTTGGCTATCTGCAGGTTAAGCCCGCTGATATGGACGCCAAGGTCGCTCTCATAGTTAAACTCAAGGTCTTGTATATTTACGGCTAAAGCCGTGCTGCTTACCATTTAATCTTATTTAACGCCTTAAAGGCCTTTTCTTCTATATCGGCAATTTGCAGTAAATGGTTGCTCATTACATCAAAATCTTTTTGCGAACCGATGCGGCCTTTGTAAATTCCTGCTGCTTGAACGGCAGCGGTGCGCCAAAGGTCGCCGGCTTCTGTAAATTGCTTAGATATGTCTGATAACCCTTTGCCGGGCAAAAAGTTGTCGGCCTCCTGCAAAAACGCACCGTACATGTAACGGAATCCGCCTCCGCCGGTGCCAATCTCTTCCTGCATGCGCACCAGTTGGGCCAAATACAATCCTGCTTTTTGGAGACCTAAGTTATCGCGCCATTTTTTAATGCGTTTGCCGGTGTAACGTATACCTTCCACCCCTGCAAACCAACCGGGTATGCGGAGCATGTTGTTAATGTTTTGTTTAATACCGTGTTTAATGGCCCTGCGGATGGTGTCGTCATTCACCTCCACATGCTTAGCCGGGTAATAGATCTGCCCCTTAGGTGCCAACGCACCCTTAGCGAAACGCACGCGTTCCAATTCGTAACTCGTAAGGCTGGTCGGCGTTTCCATAATCGGATCGCTGATGAGGTAATTATCGCCTTCCTGGCCGAATACTACCAGGTTATGCGCGTTAAAGTGGAAGCGATATTCTTTAGGGAAATAGGATAAGTAATACACCCCTACCTGGCAGCCAACCGGCTGCTTATTTTGCAAGGCTTCTTTGAGAAAGTTTTCTGCCTGTTCTTTGGATCTGAATTTCTTTTGGATAACAGGAATGCCCAACGCTTTGCAAGTACGCTTGAAGATAAGGCCCGGAAAAGTTCTGAAAGCAATAGCAGGTCCGTTATTGATCTTGATCAATGGGATATACGCATAGAACAAACCCGCACCTATGCCGAACGCCAACGGCTCTGTTATTTGGGTAGCGCCTGCGTTTTGCAGCAAGCCTGATGTAACGCCCGATTCGCAATGAGCTGATTGATGGTGTACAAAATCAGCTTTCATTAACGGTCATTTGCTTAAGGTCTTGCACCTTAACATTAAACGCCTCGGCGTATTTTTCCAGTTTTTTATTTGATAGCTCGTCAAACACTTCCGGTTTTAAATGACGTTTAATTTGCCATTGCCAAAAGCCGGTATAGCTGGCTAGCAGCGCAAGATCCATCAACCTGTATTCCATAAAAAATAAAAGCGGGCTGGCTTCTTTGTTCAATACCTTTTGGCGGGCATCTGCGATACGCTTATCTATATCGCTCCATGCGGTGTCCAGCGCATCTATCTTCACGTCCCATCCACGGCTAAGTTCAGTCGTGTATTTACCTTCACTATCGGTCGCATAGCAAACCTCGCGGGTGAGTTTACCCAGTGAGCTTAGGTCTTGCGGAACGTCTTCTTTTTTCATGCTATCTCAAGAAATTTATTATTGACATAGACTGTCCGAATAAAAAAAAGAAAAATGGCACTTTAACTACAGCTACTTTAACGCAAGCTCTAAAAATGTTAATCGGTGCCTGGGAAACGCCACGCGCCTCCATGTAATCAAGTCTTTTGTATATTAATTTCACGAAAAAGTACAGAATAAAAAAAACAACAACGGAACACTTGATGTGAAGTATTCATTTGGAGTTAACATGTATTGCATTTGAATTAGACCCGTATGAATAACACTTATGGCTATATAAGCAACTATGCAGACTTGAAGCGTTTTTTTGTTTATGTTCTTTGAATCGTATAGAAACCGATAAATAGCAAAGTCTAATCCGGCAAAAAAAATTATATATAAGATTCTTGCTAACAGCATAATTATACAACCGTAAGCATGGCATACATGTATGAGAACCGCGAACTTTCAGGAACCAATAACAATATTTTTTCGCCAACTTTCAATTTGCCGCTATTGAATAACTCGTTGATCATCAGGTAAACAGATGCGGCGCCTACATTGCCTACGGTGTATAGGTTGATGAACCATTTGTCATAGGGAATGCCGCCACCGTAGATCTCTATCAGGTCGTATATCTTACTTTTAAAGAAGTCGCTGCTGATGTGCGGCAAAAAGTAGTCGATATCATTAACGGTTAGGCCGCGGCGCTCAAAAATCTCTTTTATCTTTTGTCCGCCCAGCGGAACTATGTTATCGCTTAGCAAGCCAATATCCTGTTTCACACTAAAGATAGAACGGTTCATCACCTCTTCGGGTGTAAAATCCATAAACCCTTTCAACGTGCCGTCCGCTTCTTTCTCGGCACCCATGTACATACAGGTTTCCATGGTGTTTGCATACGACACGCCTTCAATCCACTCCAGCTTTAAACTGATGCCTTCTTTATTAGGCTCGTCGCTCATTTTAAAAGCAGATGCACCGTCTGATAACATCCACCGAAGAAAATCCTTTTGAAATGCGATGTAAGGGTTATCTGTAAGTTCTTTTAGCTTTTGTGCTTCCTCTTCAAAAACGTCCGACACCAGTAGTCCGGAGAACCGCTCTGACCCTGTTGCAACCGCGTGCTTAACCTCGCCGCTTTTAATCGCAAGGAAAGCATATTTTAGCGCATGCATACCGGCGCAGCATACACCCGAGGGTGAAACTACTTCAATAGCTTCTGCCTCGGGCAACCAGCCATGCGTCATTACACCATGGCTTGGCATCATCTGGTCTGGTGAAGATGTGCCGCACGACAGCAGCTCGAGGTCTTTTATTGTTTCAGGCTTATCTTTATATAGTTCGCGCACTGCTAAGGCAGTCATTTGCGCATTGGTATGCGTAGACTTGCCACCTTTTTCCAACGCGTAATAGCGGTTTTTAATCCCATTATTACGCAGCACAATTTTCTTTGATTTTGATGGTTTGCCGTCTATGTAACCCAAATAGGCTTCCATATCATCATTGGCGACAGGTTCGTTCGGAAAAAATGCAGAAGTAGCGGTTATGTAAACAGAATTAGAAGACATAAATTAGTTCAGTAGTAAATAATGTTTTTTACGGGCCCTGATCTTGTTGCCTGTAAAGGGTCTTAACAAAATTGTATCTAATGTTAGTAATATCGGCGCGCCTAAAAACAGGGCAACGAATAAATAGTATTTAAAAGCTGTGGTCCAGGGCAGCTGATTTTTGCGTTTTGCAATGATCTTAGCCCACGCCGCAAAAATATATTTAGCCTTTCCCTCGATCACCATTAACGGATATTTGATAACAGCCGCTTTTTGGGCAACTAACTGCAGTTGCAAGTCGGCCCAGCTGCCGCTTTCTAAAGCTTTGACAACAGTCCACCCAAATAGTTTAGTGTTATCAATGTCCTGGTCGCTAACACCCGGTTTAGGGAATATGTTTAGATAGCGCTCTTTCTTGCCGCTTAGCATCCAGTAGAATATGGTTACGAAGCTTACCGGGTTACTGTGCTTATCAACCAAAGCCACGTTGCCAACGTGCTTGGCACCGGCCGCGTCTATCAGTTTTTTTAACTTATCGAAAGCGTTTAGCCACATGTTGCGCCCCGCGCTTATGGTAACAACGGGCGTATCCTTAATGACAGCTTTAAATTTAGGGTCTTGCAATAACGAGCTTGACGGTATGCTTGGCGACAAAAACCAAGGTTGGTAACCAATGATCACCAGATCATATTTGGCTTCTTTTAGCGCGTATGGCTGCAGCTGGTAAGCTACCCCGTTTACACTATCAGGCATTACACTAAAAAAACGTTTGCCTGTCCAGGGGAAATCAAAATTTACTACAGTTGAAATTTGCACCACCTCGACATCATGGCCGGCCTCAACCAACGGCGCGGTAAATGAGCTGATGATGTCCGCCATTTGCCCCGATTGGGTGTAATATATTGCCAGTACTTTTTTGCTCATTATGGGTGCACTTTATAGGTCGGCCGGGTGCAGCACTTTTGATGTTTTGCTGTACTCGGTAACGGCTTGCTGCACAACGGGGGGTAACGTTTTATAGTGCGCTATAATAAACTGTTTATCGTCGTTAATATTGCTGTGATACTTTACAATTTTAGGCGCTTTCTCCTGAATGGCCAGGCGCAGAAAACGGTATTCTGTGTTGTTGCTGTCGGCGGCAAAGGCTGTTTGAAATTTAAGGCGGCCAGCCTTAAAATATTTAAGCTTGTCTTTCGGTCTGCCAACTAAACCTGCTTTGCGCATTAACAACACGCCCTCATAAGCTTCGTGTCCTGGCGTGTTTCCCGCAAGAGTAAGCTGTTCATCAACGTCGTCAACCTTGCCCGAAGCCATGGCCTTGTAAAAAGCAGAACGCTCGAACTTTTGCTGCCAGGAACGCGCATTGGCGGCCACAACAATAGTGAGTAAGAGCGTTATAATAAGATTGGCCTTATTCATAGGTTACTCCCAAACATAAGGATTATAATAAAAGCGTACAAGGATTGATTTCGACGATGGGGTTAGGTTTAGCAAGCCGGCTAAAGGGTAAGCCTACAGCTTCACCAACCTATCGCCAATTAAAACAGGAATAGATGTGGTCAAGTCAACGTTTAAACAAAACGCGATATCTTTTTCTATACCCAGTTTCTTAAGGCGTTCGCTATGCGCCGTTTTGCCAAGGTAGCCCGCAAGGTCATTACGGGCCATATTATATATATCAAGCGCGGCCGTGGCAGCATCATCCAAAACGTATTTGTTTAAAAGCCTCAACCGGTTCACCACCGCTCCGGCAAACACGGTGTCTTCCAGGTTAAAGTTGTTCTTCCAGCCAGCGCATACCAGTAAAATGTTGTCGTGTTGTTTGCCTAACCAATCGCAAAGCGAGGTAAGGTTAAGAAAGGAGCCGATAACTACCTTCTTGGCTGACCGCGACAAATGCAGCGCGTGGGTCCCGTTTGTAGTGGTAAGCACTACGGTTTTGCCGGCCACCTTTTCCGTAGTATACGAAAATGGCGAATTGCCAAAATCAAACCATTCAACCACGCTGCCGTCGCGTTCTGCAGCTAACAGAAACTCGGCGCCCTTTTCACGGTAAGCCGCACATTCTGCAACTTCGGCAACAGGTATGATAGCCTCTGCCCCGTTTTCGATCCCGTAACAAATTGAAGAGGTCGCCCTGAATATGTCTATGACGACAACGATGTATTCTTCGACCTTATAAAGCGGAATAAGGGCCGGACTTAGGCAGACGTGTAGTGCTAACACCGAAGGGGAATGAGAAGAACTTAATTTATTTAGCACAATTAACCTTTCCCTTATAGGAGTGAGGAATTATTTAATGAATGGCAATTTTATTATCTCTGCCTTTACCTGGTTGTCGCGGATCTTGATGAAAATCTCAGTTCCTTCTTTGGCCAAAGCGGTTTCTACATAACCCATGCCTATCGCAGATTGTAATGATGGCGATTGCGTACCCGATGTAACTTCGCCAATAGTTTTACCATCAGCGGAAACGATCTCATAATGCTGGCGAGGAATGCCGCGATCAATCATTTTAAAGCCCACCAGTTTGCGTTTAACACCTTCGGTTTTTTGCGCTTGCAGCGCTTCTGAATTAGTAAAAGGTTTGGTGAATTTTGTGATCCATCCTAAGCCGGCCTCAAGCGGCGAGGTGGTATCATTTATGTCATTCCCATATAAGCAAAAGCCCATTTCTAAACGCAGTGTATCCCTTGCGCCTAAACCAATAGGTTTTATACCGAATGGTGCGCCAGCCTTAAATATTTCGTTCCAAATATGCCCTGCATTCTCATTATCGCAATAGATCTCAAAACCGCCGGCACCGGTATACCCTGTTGCAGAAACGATTACATTGTCGACACCTGCAAATTTGCCTCTTTGAAAACTGTAATATTCCATCAGCCCCAGGTCAATTTCTGTAAGCGATTGTAAAGCTTCTGCAGCTTTAGGGCCCTGTACGGCTAGGAGTGATGTGCGGTCTGAAATGTCTTTCATCTCCACCCCTTGCACGTTATATTTGCTTATCCAGTTCCAATCCTTTTCAATGTTCGAGGCATTTACCACCAGCATATAGGTCCTATCATCTATGCGGTACACCAGCAAATCGTCTACGATACCGCCGTCTTCGTTGGGCAGGCAAGAGTATTGCACCTTGCCGTCGACAAGTTTAGAGGCATCGTTGCTGGTTACGCGCTGGATAAGATCCAACGCGTTGTCGCCTTTCAAAATAAATTCGCCCATGTGGCTCACGTCAAATACACCTACACTTTTGCGGACCGTGTCATGCTCAGCATTTATGCCTTCATATTGTACAGGCATATTATAACCTGCAAACGGAACCATCTTTGCGTTTAAACCAATGTGGGTATCTGTTAAAGCGGTGTTTTTCATGTTGCGAATTTGTTGAGCAAATGTAATGTTTATCAACGTGTAATTCGAAACAGATGCGAAGCCCGGTTACAGGTTTGATCAACCTACGCTACCTCTTCGAAAAGCTCCATCTGCGGATCAGTAACTCTGAACGTGCGACGGTGGTAAGGGGTAAAGCCTCTTTCTAAAACCACGTTCCGGTGTTTGATGGTTGGGTAACCTTTATTACTGTGCCAGTCGTATTCGGGATGTTCCGCGGCAATCTGTTTCATATAATCGTCGCGATATGTTTTAGCAAGTATAGACGCAGCCGCGATGCTGAAGTATAGCGAGTCGCCCTTAATGATGCACTTGTGCGGCATCTCTTTGTATTTATTGAAGCGATTGCCATCTATAATGAGAAACTCTGGCTCCAGGTGTAATTTTTCCACCGCACGGTGCATCGCCAGGAAAGACGCGTTTAAAATATTGATCTCGTCGATCTCATTATTGTCGACGAAAGCGACCGCATGAGCCAGCGCTTTCTTTTCTATCTCTTTGCGAAGTTTATAGCGAATATCCTCGGGAATCTGCTTAGAATCGTTAAGCAATTTGTGCCTGAAGTTATGCGGCAAAATAACGGCTGCGGCAAATACCGGCCCGGCTAAGCATCCGCGGCCCGCTTCGTCACAACCCGCCTCCAACAATTCCTTCTGATAACGCGCCGATAGCATTTTACAAATATCCGTTTTAGTAAGTAAAAGTTATTAGAAAATTCTCAACGTAAGTAAAGTGATATCATCTATAGCCTTACCGCGGATAACCTGCTGCAGGTGTACCATCAGCACTTTATTAAAATCGTCGGGTTGTAGATGGCCATTAGCAGAAACAAAGTTAAGCAGATGCTCATCTTTCCAATACTGATTGTTCTTTAACTCATAATCCATCAGGCCATCGGTATAATTAAAGATAAGCGAATCGGGCTCAACCTTTAAAACACCTTCATTTACAAAAGGCAAATCTTCAAAAATGCCCAACATGGTTGTACCGTCTTTAAGCATTTCGGCCTTGCCGTTGCTGAATAGCACAGGCGGGTTGTGGCCGGCGTTCACGTAGTTAAGCTGCCTTGTACGCTGATTATAGCGTGCCACAAAGAGCGTAATAAAGCGTTCGCCACGGGTGTTGTCAACTACGATCTTATTAAGCTTTTGTACAACGCGGCTCACATCATTGTCAACCGTAGCCCACGCACGTAGCCCGGCCTGAAAATTTGCCATGAGCAAGGCCGCCGAGATACCTTTGCCCGACACATCTGCAATGCACCAAAGAAACTCATCTTTATTCAGGCGAATAAAGTCAAAATAATCACCCCCGATCTCATTGTGAGGCAAATAGGTGGCGCCAATCTGTACTGTTTCGTCTTTGTGCGACCTGATAGGAACCAACATGTTCTGTACCTCTGCGGCAAGTTCCATCTCGCGCTGGTACCGCGCCGACTGCAGGCGTTCTTTCAAAAGCTTCTTATTCTCAAGTGCAACCACTATCACGTTTATCAATGCCTGAATAAAGTTCAGGTCGTTGTCGAGCATCTCGCCTGATGTATCAAACTCGCCGATAAGGGCGCAGGCGACTACTTTACTTTTGTGATAGAATGGGATGAAATACCTATACTTTTTTAAAACCGGATCGTGCCGTTCTGTAATTACCGTTGGGGTGCGTGTTTTGGATAGTTTGGTGCAGAACAGTTCAAGCAGGGCTATTGGTTCGGGTTTACCGCCGTATTTAGAGGTGTAGCCAAATGTGCCATTCTTTTCTGTGAGGAACCTAAAACGGCCTACATTTAGATAATTTTTAAGGATCACCTCCAGCATCTGCACCAGCAACGGCGTAGATGTGTTTTTATTAATAGCGCGCGTTATTTCGAGCAGGGCATTTAATTCCGACTGACGTTTGAGCAGCAGTTCAATTAACTCGTCCTGACCGGGTATTTTGTTACGCGTCATTTACCTTAGGGGAAACATAAAAATAGTAAATAAATTTAGGTTATCTAACCGTGCGGCCTTTCCAATCATAAGGGCGCGCATTACCGGCCAAACCTACATATACCAGATAGATGATGTGGACCGGCGAAAGGATAAGTTGCATGGGCAAGAACGAATGGCGTTTAAAAAAATGCAGAACCGGGCTTATAAATAATATTTCGAAAGCTAATTTGAGGCCCAAAATAGCCAGATAGGGTGTCAAAAAATCTTCAAAGAAAAAACAGCCAACCGCACCCAGTAGTAATAAAACGTTTAAAGCCCAGATACCAACCCCTAACGCTACAATGGATTTGTCGTTGTACCGGGTAGATTTAGAAGCCCATCTTTGGCGCTGCTGCAAAAACGATCGTAAGTTGTGCTTGGCGTAAGTATAAATTATCGCCTCCGGATCTTTTAAGAAGCCTATTTTGCCAGGATAAATTGCTGCAACTTTTTGGAGCAGCAATTCATCATCACCTGATGCCAGATCATCTATACCTTTAAACCCGCCAACTTCGTAAAACACATCTTTACGGTAAGCCAGGTTTGCGCCGTTACAGGTAGAAGCTCGCTTGTTTCCGATAAACGAAGCGCCGATGCCGATAAGAAAAGAAAACTCCAGCGTTTGTAACCGTTCAAAAAAAGATTTCTCTTTAAAAAAGGTAACCGGCGAGGAAATCATTACAGGATCATAGGTTTCGTAGTAAGCAACAATTTTTGAGAGCCAGTACGTACCCATGCGGCAGTCTGCATCTGTTGCAACCATTAACTCACCGTTAGAAAGCGCAATGGCCTCTGTAATTGCTTTCTTCTTATA
It encodes the following:
- a CDS encoding ApeI family dehydratase, translated to MGDLYYVEHAHHIDETITADITLNPSHAIFKGHYPDQPVLPGACIVQLIKDVLASSLKTDSVLVKAVQMKFLQMIVPQENQRIALKIVYAAVDNYLKVTATLSIAEAPSFKFQGSFKTTNTNNQ
- a CDS encoding phosphopantetheine-binding protein, which encodes MEKEALKEKLKGEIIKFLNLTDLTPADIKNDEPLFGDGLGLDSIDSLELIVLLKREYGITIKDPKDGRKILTDVNSMADYIVEHQAQ
- a CDS encoding ABC transporter permease; amino-acid sequence: MYKLWATIIKDTKILLRDKVGIALMFVMPVALVVIVTSIQNSTFQLVNKNKLSTLVCNRDTGKLGGQLIETMNKIGMFKLTSVNKAESVQDIKHRLSNKEALLAIEIPADYSQKVNAKSKNVSGKALNSFGLQGDTAQQKITALPISLYYQPIIQDSYRRSIQGALGSALQIVESRQTLRQLYFDINEKQLPAKLEADLLNNQANVKEVPVSIGDATVVPNSTQHNVPAWTIFAMFFIVISLGGSIVREKTSGSFIRLRTLPTNFTVALISKQVTYLAVTFIQALVIFSMGIWLFPLIGLPTLNLPSDYFALFVVTLLSGWCAVSYAMAIGVFCNTQEQANGFGAVSIVILAAIGGLMVPSFAMPDAFKTAGAISPLHWTIEAYYRLFLEGGQLRDVFQNLLPLLIITLVIQAVAFIGLKKKHLV
- a CDS encoding ABC transporter ATP-binding protein translates to MVSSTALAVNIQDLEFNYESDLGVHISGLNLQIAKGSRFGLFGPNGAGKTTLMSLMTGLLTATNGQITLLDNPVLKNNNSINKVFGFIPQDFSFYQELSPAENLAFFGAWAGLGKSEAKHRADELLNILGLEEVRHQQVGKFSGGMKRRVNLAIGVIHKPQIVFLDEPTVGVDVQTRHAIIDYLLKINEAGTTLVYTSHQLNEAEDLCNDVAMIDDGKIIAHGTMQGLLDEYKQADLESLFLNLTGKRYRD
- a CDS encoding BtrH N-terminal domain-containing protein, with protein sequence MKADFVHHQSAHCESGVTSGLLQNAGATQITEPLAFGIGAGLFYAYIPLIKINNGPAIAFRTFPGLIFKRTCKALGIPVIQKKFRSKEQAENFLKEALQNKQPVGCQVGVYYLSYFPKEYRFHFNAHNLVVFGQEGDNYLISDPIMETPTSLTSYELERVRFAKGALAPKGQIYYPAKHVEVNDDTIRRAIKHGIKQNINNMLRIPGWFAGVEGIRYTGKRIKKWRDNLGLQKAGLYLAQLVRMQEEIGTGGGGFRYMYGAFLQEADNFLPGKGLSDISKQFTEAGDLWRTAAVQAAGIYKGRIGSQKDFDVMSNHLLQIADIEEKAFKALNKIKW
- a CDS encoding beta-ketoacyl-ACP synthase III, which produces MSSNSVYITATSAFFPNEPVANDDMEAYLGYIDGKPSKSKKIVLRNNGIKNRYYALEKGGKSTHTNAQMTALAVRELYKDKPETIKDLELLSCGTSSPDQMMPSHGVMTHGWLPEAEAIEVVSPSGVCCAGMHALKYAFLAIKSGEVKHAVATGSERFSGLLVSDVFEEEAQKLKELTDNPYIAFQKDFLRWMLSDGASAFKMSDEPNKEGISLKLEWIEGVSYANTMETCMYMGAEKEADGTLKGFMDFTPEEVMNRSIFSVKQDIGLLSDNIVPLGGQKIKEIFERRGLTVNDIDYFLPHISSDFFKSKIYDLIEIYGGGIPYDKWFINLYTVGNVGAASVYLMINELFNSGKLKVGEKILLLVPESSRFSYMYAMLTVV
- a CDS encoding 2-phosphosulfolactate phosphatase, which codes for MLALHVCLSPALIPLYKVEEYIVVVIDIFRATSSICYGIENGAEAIIPVAEVAECAAYREKGAEFLLAAERDGSVVEWFDFGNSPFSYTTEKVAGKTVVLTTTNGTHALHLSRSAKKVVIGSFLNLTSLCDWLGKQHDNILLVCAGWKNNFNLEDTVFAGAVVNRLRLLNKYVLDDAATAALDIYNMARNDLAGYLGKTAHSERLKKLGIEKDIAFCLNVDLTTSIPVLIGDRLVKL
- the gcvT gene encoding glycine cleavage system aminomethyltransferase GcvT codes for the protein MKNTALTDTHIGLNAKMVPFAGYNMPVQYEGINAEHDTVRKSVGVFDVSHMGEFILKGDNALDLIQRVTSNDASKLVDGKVQYSCLPNEDGGIVDDLLVYRIDDRTYMLVVNASNIEKDWNWISKYNVQGVEMKDISDRTSLLAVQGPKAAEALQSLTEIDLGLMEYYSFQRGKFAGVDNVIVSATGYTGAGGFEIYCDNENAGHIWNEIFKAGAPFGIKPIGLGARDTLRLEMGFCLYGNDINDTTSPLEAGLGWITKFTKPFTNSEALQAQKTEGVKRKLVGFKMIDRGIPRQHYEIVSADGKTIGEVTSGTQSPSLQSAIGMGYVETALAKEGTEIFIKIRDNQVKAEIIKLPFIK
- a CDS encoding ribonuclease HII, whose amino-acid sequence is MLSARYQKELLEAGCDEAGRGCLAGPVFAAAVILPHNFRHKLLNDSKQIPEDIRYKLRKEIEKKALAHAVAFVDNNEIDEINILNASFLAMHRAVEKLHLEPEFLIIDGNRFNKYKEMPHKCIIKGDSLYFSIAAASILAKTYRDDYMKQIAAEHPEYDWHSNKGYPTIKHRNVVLERGFTPYHRRTFRVTDPQMELFEEVA
- a CDS encoding PP2C family protein-serine/threonine phosphatase, translated to MTRNKIPGQDELIELLLKRQSELNALLEITRAINKNTSTPLLVQMLEVILKNYLNVGRFRFLTEKNGTFGYTSKYGGKPEPIALLELFCTKLSKTRTPTVITERHDPVLKKYRYFIPFYHKSKVVACALIGEFDTSGEMLDNDLNFIQALINVIVVALENKKLLKERLQSARYQREMELAAEVQNMLVPIRSHKDETVQIGATYLPHNEIGGDYFDFIRLNKDEFLWCIADVSGKGISAALLMANFQAGLRAWATVDNDVSRVVQKLNKIVVDNTRGERFITLFVARYNQRTRQLNYVNAGHNPPVLFSNGKAEMLKDGTTMLGIFEDLPFVNEGVLKVEPDSLIFNYTDGLMDYELKNNQYWKDEHLLNFVSANGHLQPDDFNKVLMVHLQQVIRGKAIDDITLLTLRIF
- a CDS encoding glycosyltransferase family 2 protein codes for the protein MTRGWLRLKRPKYSGKPFKTRVTVLIAARNEESGIAATIEDLLAQDYPKDLTEIIIVDDHSTDKTAEIIRAYADQGIKLLSMTDTQVLNSYKKKAITEAIALSNGELMVATDADCRMGTYWLSKIVAYYETYDPVMISSPVTFFKEKSFFERLQTLEFSFLIGIGASFIGNKRASTCNGANLAYRKDVFYEVGGFKGIDDLASGDDELLLQKVAAIYPGKIGFLKDPEAIIYTYAKHNLRSFLQQRQRWASKSTRYNDKSIVALGVGIWALNVLLLLGAVGCFFFEDFLTPYLAILGLKLAFEILFISPVLHFFKRHSFLPMQLILSPVHIIYLVYVGLAGNARPYDWKGRTVR